From one Dermacentor andersoni chromosome 1, qqDerAnde1_hic_scaffold, whole genome shotgun sequence genomic stretch:
- the LOC126548624 gene encoding uncharacterized protein encodes MNAASAALAMAVNCLTDMALLEQQQHHDFTCYTSLHHQHEQMKPLSYGVPLSDGCPTPASSPATLPPCSPDSESPASLTELCPVSRAGAGAHLDSVLPFRGPTRDEGESDEFDSDAENGSEYSSQDCNSTSPFGKGSSSKRKPSDKAPPPPVVLKKRRLAANARERRRMHSLNVAFDRLREVVPSLGNDRKLSKFETLQMAQSYINALSELLLRQ; translated from the coding sequence ATGAACGCTGCTAGTGCGGCCCTGGCCATGGCTGTCAACTGCCTCACAGACATGGCCCTTcttgagcagcagcagcaccacgaCTTCACGTGCTACACATCGCTGCACCACCAACACGAACAGATGAAGCCTCTATCGTATGGGGTGCCTCTGTCAGACGGATGCCCAACACCGGCGTCAAGCCCAGCGACTTTGCCACCCTGCTCGCCCGACTCCGAGAGCCCCGCGAGCCTCACCGAGCTCTGTCCAGTCTCTCGGGCTGGAGCCGGCGCACACCTGGACTCCGTGCTGCCGTTCCGGGGGCCCACAAGGGACGAAGGCGAGTCTGACGAATTCGACTCGGATGCTGAGAATGGGAGCGAGTATTCTTCTCAAGACTGCAATAGCACTTCGCCCTTCGGGAAAGGGTCCAGCAGCAAAAGAAAACCCTCGGACAAGGCTCCGCCGCCCCCGGTTGTCCTCAAAAAGAGGCGGCTGGCCGCCAACGCTCGAGAACGGCGCCGAATGCACTCGCTGAACGTTGCTTTCGACAGGTTAAGGGAGGTGGTGCCGTCACTGGGAAACGACCGAAAACTCTCCAAATTCGAAACGCTCCAGATGGCGCAGAGCTACATCAATGCACTCAGCGAACTGCTCCTCAGACAGTGA